A region of the Ischnura elegans chromosome 11, ioIscEleg1.1, whole genome shotgun sequence genome:
GATGAAAGTTTCTGGAAATTGTGATCATTTGATATTAGAAAGTGTTAGAGGCTTGAGTGGtgggaaaagttttcatttcttaTACCCAAAGCGTGATACCAGTGGTCACAAGAATGGTATATCCATTCAAAATATGCTGCAAGGTGATGATGGAGATTTCAATCTGAAGAAATACTTCAAATTGTTTCTAAAAATAAGGGAGGATCCAAGATATAGGGGAGAGGAAGATGAGATTAAAGATCTGATACTTTACACAAACACAAATTTCAAGTATGGTGACAGGCTTGGGGACTTTGAACTTTGTGATGATATATTTATTGATGGTAGTGCCATGGGTGGTGAAGGAAAACTTGATGAAATACCTCAAacaaaaattctccattttaaaaCCGAGTTCAGTGGCAAGGATTTTGTCGAGTCTCACCTAAAAGACATTTTCATAGACCTCCCCAAAGTATTTGCCGAAAAGGTGCTTCATGGAAAAGACTTTAATTTAGATGAGTATCACACTCCTCCTAGATTGAGACCAATTCTCCAGCTATATGAAAAAGCTTTATTTAATGAAGTAATTGAAAGTGAAAGTGGAATGTTTCAAGAAGACTTTGTGGAAATGAATAATTTGTCCCCAGAGGCAAGCCATTTCCGAAGTACACTCCAGAGAGAATTTTTCAGGAGTGGTCAAGGTAATGATACAGTATTCAAGGATACAATTAGGAATAAACACTTGGAAATTCACAATCATGAAACTGGGCTTGACATCAAGACTGCAACTACAGAATATTTAGCTGAACAATTTGCATTACTGATAGGTAGGAATGTAGATAGCAAGATCATTAAAACTTCCGAAGTTGACAGTCCAATTATGAAAAACATCTTCAATCTATCCAGCAGTATTTTCATCAAAGTGGAAGGAAAGGTTAAAATTAATCCAAGATTCCTAGAGGAGGAAGATTTCTTGGTGAATAACTCATTCAGGGATCATCTAATCCACAAACTGAATCAACATGGCATTGATCTTATAGATTTGGAAGATTTTGTTTTTGAGAAAATGAATTTACCCAATgaaggtgataaaaaaattactggaCATTACATTGAGGAAACAATAAATTCTTTTTTCGAGAAGCTAGCATTTGCAGTCAATCAACCTGATGAGGAAACCTTGGATGATATCATCAGAAGTGAACTGCTGGAAGACTTCCATGAAAATGAAACACAAAATGCGTACATCAAATTGCTGGTGGAGACATTTTACTGGGTTGAGGACAAAGGTGGCAAATTCTTTTCACCTGATGATATCCATTTCCAATTTGAAATGATAAAGAAGAAAGCTCAGGCATCAATGTGGTTTGAAGTTAAGACCCCTGCATATAACTTTGTTGGAAGGGCTAGAGAACTTTCTACTATCAGCAAAGCTCTTCACGGAAATAAGAAAGTCCAGTCAGCTGCAGTCATAACAAATTCTGCATCCATCAGCCACTTGGGAGGAGTGGGTAAAACAGAACTGGCAAAGCAATTTGTTTTCCACCACAGTAGTGAGTATGAAAACATTATCTGGATAAATGCAGAAAGTCTTGCGGCAATGGCAAATTCCTTTCACAGATTAGCTTTTGTGGAGTTGGGAATCAGTGAAGTAAATTCTCAAGGCAAAACCAAGAGGCTGGAGTCTGTTGTTGATGAGGTATACAGCATTCTTTGGGGAAAGAAGAGCATTTTCATTTTCGACAACGCCGATAAGATGAAAGTAGAGAAGGATGCAGATGCAGAAATACAGGTCTACATGCCAAAGTGTTCTTTGGAGAGTAAACATTCTATGTTGATCACATCTCAAAGCTCTAATTGGGGAGACCTGAAGCCAATAACACTTATTGCCTTGGCTGAGAGGGAGTCCTTGGAGTTTGTAGAAAAGTCAATCAATCTGAGCAAAACCTCAGAGAAAGCTCAGGCGAAGAATTTAGTGAAAGCATTGCGCTACTATCCCCTTGCTTTACGGCTTGCCGTTTCTTACATAGTTAAcgccaatgaagaaaaaatgatgCTTGGGAAAAACTTCACTATTGCTGATTACATGGAGCTATTTCAGGATGCTCGCGCTAATCTCTATGACTATGCCATTAACATTGAAGATACTGACTCGTACAGTAAAATTATAGGCACAACTTGGAAAATAATAGTGGATGACATTGTGAGGAAAACAGATCACAAACTAGCTGAGGAGTTGTTGTACATGATTTCTTACTGTGCCCCACATGATGTATCACTTGAAAATTTACAAGCTATGCTGGGAGTCACGGACGAGACTGCTGTATTACGGGCTCTGAGGCAGCTGCAACAGTATTCTGCAGTAGAAATTATAGGTAGTAAGGTGAGTGCACACAGATTGGTTCAACTCTTGACGAGACTGAGGTTAAAAAGGGAGAAcaaagaggaagaaatattacgaCGCATGCTCGAGACAGCTCCGAAACTGGATGAGGAGAATATCATATCCATTTGGAAGTTTTCATCGAGCAATAAAAATCTTACCAAAGCATTTGGCTACTTAGTCAGCAATGTCATTAATAGActctttgataattttaatttgaaggaGGTATTGTCCTTTGGACGAAAATCAATCTTAGCAATGGGAAAGCATTTGGGTACTGACCATTCATTCGTTCTGGAAGCCAAGCAAAGTTTAGCTCAAATATTGGACCAAATTGGTGATTATGAAGGGGCCCTGATGCAATATGAGGAACTCTACCAGAAATATGAGAAAACCCTTGGAAAAAGTAACCACAAGACTATCCAAATGAAGCATAGCATAGCAAATATGATGTACAACCTTGGTAATTATTATGAGGCATTGGATTATTACAAAAGCATGCATAATCAAGTGATCGGCACACATGGTGAAGATTCTCCAGATGCTTTGAATTTAAAACAGAATATTGCTAATGTATTGTGTAACTTGGGTGAGGTCACTCAGTCACTTAAACTGTATCATGAGgttcatgaaaaattgaaattttcagtgggaGAGTTTGATATAAACACACTGAATGCCAAAAAAAACATTGCCAGTGTCCTTGAAAAATTAGGGGATTACTATGAAGCTCTTAATAATTATGAAGAAGTATACCATCATTTGAAAACTATTCTTGATAAGGATGACCCATTGACACTCAAAACTAAACACAGTATTGCTTCACTTCTTGATCAAATAGGTAGGCATGAAGAAGCATTACGTGCCTTCAAAGATGtcaacaaaatatatgaaatgaaatatggaGAGCAGCATCCAGAGTCCATGAATACAAAGTTTagcattgcaaatattttattcaaattagaaAGAAATCAAGAGGCCCTTGAATCATATGAATCTGTATATTTGTTAATTAAACATGCCTATGGAGAGAAACATGAAAAAGCTATTCATGCCAAATTTTGTATTGCACAGGTTCTTGGGAGcttagaaaaacatgaaaaagcaATTGGATGCTACAGAGAGGTCTATGAACACTTCAGGAAATCGCTGGGAGAGCGGCATCCTAAAGTCTTGCATATGAAACAAAGCATTGCAAACACGATGTATAATCTAGGTTCTCTCGATAAAGCATTAGAGTTATATCAAGAAATTTATGGACAGATAAAAATGGATCTTGGAGAGGATAATCCACAAGCAATATCCATAAGGCAATTGATGGCTGACATCTATGAAAAACTTGGGAACTATGAAGAGGCATTCAGCATATACCGAACATTAAACAAGAAAATGAGAGTCATTTACGGAGAGTGGAATGAAGAAACACTAACAACAGAACACAACATGGCTTCTGTTCTTCTGAAGCTGGGCAAAGCGAATGAGTCTCTTAGTTGCTATGAAAACGTTTATCAGAAGCAGAGGGCAATCCTAGGAGAAAGCCATCCCACTACGAAGGCAACAAAAGAAGATATGACCATAGCATGGCATAAAATGAGGGAGAGCTTGCAAAATAGCGGTGATCATAGGAATTCTAAACAAAGCCTCTCTATTGAGCTGCAGTGTAGCATTGATGGAGACTATTTCAATGATGAAGAAAGAAATGAGacaggaaatgaaaaatacaacgcAACCCATGCTGCAAGATATCACCGAAATTATTACAGCTCTTACTTATGTGGAGGCTGTTTTAAAGGACTTGCATACAACTGTACCCTGCTATAACTCAGTGATAATGAAGCAAACCAAGAATGAGAAATTTATTCACACTAACTAATTCACCTACTCTCTTcacaaaaactattatttaaagatgaaatgaatttcTTCAATCACTTTCTGGATTAGCTTGGCAATGAAGGCTTACCATCATTCATGGATTACAATACGCTATCATGAAtacttagtatttatttatttccaaattccccgtaaacagcacattgtggcctttacaacgggtcttcaacattaacaaagcacagcacaaacatccatgccctggttagggatcgcctacccaggtgggattcgaacccacgaccttcagattggcaggcgaggactttaccccaccgccaccgaggccggcaatttccTTTAGGCTTAATTTCCTTTAGGCCAATCATGACATGGTTCTCAATTGACCAAACTAATTATGTATTATATGCTTATGTAAAACTTAGGACATGATTAAGGAAAATAGTGCCCTTGATAGCAGGATTCCACAGTTACCATGCCTTGGTTAAATGAAAAAGGCTGAATAGGTTGTGAAAACTTGGTTAAATGTAATTGGAAATAGGTTGTGGAAACCAATAAGAATTATTCACCAAGAGCGGAGAACATTTTAATGTCCTCAGAAAACCCAAGACACCAAGTACAAGCCAAATTCGTCATGGTGCAAGAGTGAAATGAAGTCCAAAAGGCTACTTTTTAGTGTTATCTATCTCAATATGTCTCTCACCTCACAAGGATATGAGGTGGAAAAGACTGTAAATTGCACTAAGAGAGCAGATGAAATCAAAGGCATGTTGTCTACTGTTCATGGATGAAGCCAGGATTTAATATACTCTGGCTAGAGGAGAGGGTAAGAGTTCACTATCCCCATCCCAGTCCAGCAGATTAGAGTAGAAAGAACCACCTCCCACCGCTGGATTTTTCCCAACCTGCTGGTTAACGCAATGATGTGTAATATTATAGTGATTCTATCAAAACTTGTCTGAATTTCTGTACTTATTCCTCGTAGCTGAAAAACTGCTGAATTTAGATACCATCAAACTACCAAAGACTTAACAAAGTATCTTTTCCttgattttccatttcagaagaagagtaattttttttacttttggtcAAAGACTTTACACTGAGTACTTCATAAATTCATACTCACTGAATTATGTAGATTAGAGATCCATGAATGGGTTCATATCTGAcgatatttatggaattttatgaGACTTATTTATAAAATGTGGGTGATTGTAACTATGCggttcatttttaattacttatcaggaatggaatgataaatatttcacaaaaatagcTTGCTGAGTATGAGAGTCATGACTATCATGGCCATCCTTACAGTATTCTTTACATCCTTCACCTATTATGTTTACTTTAATGTGGAGGGAAGAATTTTCTCAGTTTTGCGAAAAGGTGTATGAAATCCAAGAAATTTCAATCAATGTGAGGCGACCTTTTCCttgacttaaatatttttaagtttgtatGGACTCTGTTGTACAGAATTTGGAAAACTTTGTAGTGCAGTTAATTTATAACTTCCTTCTTTCATATAGAATTGAAAACTAGAATGATTGGGAAAATCAGGCACATACTTAGTATGAATTTTGAAGAAGCCAATTGCTCCTTGAAATAAATCCACTGCAATTGATGATGTGGTGGATTATGTACCTATTATGCATTATGAAAGCTGCAAAGCTTTTCCAAGGGGCTACTCATGGAGGGCAAGTGACTTCCCCTGCAGGGGTGGTCTGAGGTGACTGGTGGCCCACGGCTGGGGCTCATAATCGGGGCCTCCTTACTAGGAAATTCATGCGTCCTCCCCCACAAAATTCTTAGGAaaatgcccagaaatggattttgatgctattctgactcttaaaaactagatagaAGTTAATGAACAAGAGCAATAtcttaataaaaatactatgaaaagtgagcaTGTCCCATGTTATATAATTTAGTTATGTAtcatggttctattatctatgtttgagtaaattttttccttaaaactgcgcttacctttaaaaaaaaaaactctgaaattACCTTTTCGTATGAccttttcaaaaaagcatcagtttctcctttaccttcagacacctttattttatttcttttgtatatttttacatgCATACATTTTAAAGCAACCATTGAGGAACCTCTAtgaaagcaactaatgaaaacgtagaattttttaattgcaaaaaatactttagTTCAAGTAATCTCAGTCTTtttttacacctttcatatatacGCATCACAATAGACACGCATGTTTTGAGGGCCCCCATAAGGTTGGGGCCCTTGGCGATGGACGACCAGccaacctggccagaccacccctgttCCCCCGTGTCAGATGTGTTCATGTGCAAGAGCATACCCAAGATTgcaactaggggggggggggcaagccatggtcgttcagttgtaacatttaagtatggaaaagatGAACAAAACTAACATTctaagaaaactataacagcgttttattagtttttaaaattatttgccagaaaaaatatattttagttacatgtctaatactaatattattttttgtggattctaagaaaaagttgttaaaaacttTCGTTAatatccagtcctgattttccttaaagattttgtgatttttgcttctagggggcggGGCAGCAGCTTCTCCCTCCTACCCCTGGCTAGATATGCCCATGTTCACATGCTTGtgttccattaattttaaaatgtgctcttAGCTACTCTGTGATTTGTCACACTGCACACTGTGTTTTCATTTAAGCAATTGGCAAGCCTGTATATGATGCCATGCTTATCATAAAGTTTATGAGTATGCTGAATATTAAATTATGTGAATATTTAATAATGTGAATACTTAATTATGTAGGCATGCTGTACATGTGAATGTTCTCAACTTGACTGATTTTACTTTTGAACATCATGCAAAGATGATAAccctacaaatattttttcatgtgtatataaatcattattaatgaTATGGTCTTGTTCATATTCTGCTTAAATTTGCTCCTCTAAAGAAATGTAACAGTATAAATAAttgagcaaaataaataatattcatgttACCTACAATTTTGAAATGCTTTTTAATATGTCTATCCTTCCTCCATTTCATAATTTCTAGATGCGAAATAATATGTGGAATCTAAACATAGTGCATGTATCAcaggtcaagagaaaaaaaaatatttcaaactatagCCTAGTTTAGGGATTAAATTACTGCacctgcttaaagttcaatttttagtgccaaaattatgtaaa
Encoded here:
- the LOC124168332 gene encoding uncharacterized protein LOC124168332, with product MDPGGLHAELIRRTPLKKRSRQISERNGEYDGELSYLGYSYKLKLLMVLALRGLKNNSFNLEAGMKVSGNCDHLILESVRGLSGGKSFHFLYPKRDTSGHKNGISIQNMLQGDDGDFNLKKYFKLFLKIREDPRYRGEEDEIKDLILYTNTNFKYGDRLGDFELCDDIFIDGSAMGGEGKLDEIPQTKILHFKTEFSGKDFVESHLKDIFIDLPKVFAEKVLHGKDFNLDEYHTPPRLRPILQLYEKALFNEVIESESGMFQEDFVEMNNLSPEASHFRSTLQREFFRSGQGNDTVFKDTIRNKHLEIHNHETGLDIKTATTEYLAEQFALLIGRNVDSKIIKTSEVDSPIMKNIFNLSSSIFIKVEGKVKINPRFLEEEDFLVNNSFRDHLIHKLNQHGIDLIDLEDFVFEKMNLPNEGDKKITGHYIEETINSFFEKLAFAVNQPDEETLDDIIRSELLEDFHENETQNAYIKLLVETFYWVEDKGGKFFSPDDIHFQFEMIKKKAQASMWFEVKTPAYNFVGRARELSTISKALHGNKKVQSAAVITNSASISHLGGVGKTELAKQFVFHHSSEYENIIWINAESLAAMANSFHRLAFVELGISEVNSQGKTKRLESVVDEVYSILWGKKSIFIFDNADKMKVEKDADAEIQVYMPKCSLESKHSMLITSQSSNWGDLKPITLIALAERESLEFVEKSINLSKTSEKAQAKNLVKALRYYPLALRLAVSYIVNANEEKMMLGKNFTIADYMELFQDARANLYDYAINIEDTDSYSKIIGTTWKIIVDDIVRKTDHKLAEELLYMISYCAPHDVSLENLQAMLGVTDETAVLRALRQLQQYSAVEIIGSKVSAHRLVQLLTRLRLKRENKEEEILRRMLETAPKLDEENIISIWKFSSSNKNLTKAFGYLVSNVINRLFDNFNLKEVLSFGRKSILAMGKHLGTDHSFVLEAKQSLAQILDQIGDYEGALMQYEELYQKYEKTLGKSNHKTIQMKHSIANMMYNLGNYYEALDYYKSMHNQVIGTHGEDSPDALNLKQNIANVLCNLGEVTQSLKLYHEVHEKLKFSVGEFDINTLNAKKNIASVLEKLGDYYEALNNYEEVYHHLKTILDKDDPLTLKTKHSIASLLDQIGRHEEALRAFKDVNKIYEMKYGEQHPESMNTKFSIANILFKLERNQEALESYESVYLLIKHAYGEKHEKAIHAKFCIAQVLGSLEKHEKAIGCYREVYEHFRKSLGERHPKVLHMKQSIANTMYNLGSLDKALELYQEIYGQIKMDLGEDNPQAISIRQLMADIYEKLGNYEEAFSIYRTLNKKMRVIYGEWNEETLTTEHNMASVLLKLGKANESLSCYENVYQKQRAILGESHPTTKATKEDMTIAWHKMRESLQNSGDHRNSKQSLSIELQCSIDGDYFNDEERNETGNEKYNATHAARYHRNYYSSYLCGGCFKGLAYNCTLL